From Paenibacillus graminis, a single genomic window includes:
- a CDS encoding LacI family DNA-binding transcriptional regulator, with protein sequence MRNIKEIAQLSGVSKSTVSRVISGSGYASQEARDKVLKVIQELQYKPNAVARAMVSQRTHNIGVLIYRREYPVASHPFYGKILDAILASASSMNYSVFVTTDHEMSLRSADFMLEKRVDGLILISRLEQNVIDHIGKFGVPYIMVNGSTDVPGVIHIVNRDQSGGLEAARHLSGLGHKRIFMLAGPQSHRSHHLRLEGFRAYMNGQRVEFGDSDIAYLLSSTFEEGYRMMKEHWEHFRSRAYTAIFGTNDMIALGAMKFLMEHSISVPGQVAVMGFDDNDVASILTPSLTTVRVDTEKMGRLACVMLDKLIRHEPVEETAVELEPELVIRDSTQRF encoded by the coding sequence GTGAGAAATATCAAAGAGATTGCGCAGCTGTCTGGTGTATCCAAATCTACAGTTTCCCGGGTAATTTCGGGCAGCGGATATGCAAGCCAGGAGGCAAGAGACAAAGTGCTTAAAGTCATTCAGGAGCTTCAGTACAAACCCAATGCGGTTGCGCGGGCGATGGTTTCGCAGCGGACACACAATATCGGCGTACTGATCTATCGGCGTGAGTATCCTGTTGCGTCGCATCCTTTTTACGGAAAAATACTGGATGCCATCCTTGCGTCGGCTTCCTCCATGAACTATTCGGTATTTGTGACCACCGATCATGAGATGTCGCTGCGCTCCGCTGACTTTATGCTGGAGAAAAGGGTGGATGGGCTGATCCTGATCAGCCGTCTTGAACAGAATGTGATCGACCACATCGGCAAATTTGGCGTTCCGTATATCATGGTGAACGGGTCCACGGATGTTCCCGGGGTCATTCATATCGTCAACCGCGACCAGAGCGGAGGCCTGGAAGCCGCCCGTCATTTGAGCGGACTCGGGCACAAGCGGATATTCATGCTCGCCGGACCGCAGTCCCACCGGAGCCATCATCTCCGGCTGGAGGGCTTCCGCGCCTATATGAACGGGCAAAGGGTAGAGTTTGGCGACTCCGATATTGCTTATCTGCTGTCATCAACCTTTGAGGAGGGCTATCGGATGATGAAAGAGCATTGGGAGCATTTCCGAAGCCGGGCGTACACTGCGATCTTCGGCACCAACGATATGATCGCGCTGGGGGCGATGAAGTTTCTAATGGAGCATTCCATTAGTGTTCCCGGGCAGGTAGCTGTTATGGGCTTCGATGATAATGATGTTGCATCCATTCTGACACCCTCACTGACTACGGTGAGAGTCGATACGGAGAAGATGGGGAGGCTGGCCTGCGTAATGCTGGACAAGCTGATCCGGCATGAGCCGGTAGAGGAAACAGCGGTCGAGCTGGAACCGGAGCTGGTGATCCGCGACTCCACCCAACGATTCTAA